The Sediminispirochaeta bajacaliforniensis DSM 16054 genome includes the window GAAAGCATGTTTCCGCCGTTGAATGATCAGATAATCCTTTCAATGTTCCCTCAATCCCTGTACATATGGCTCATTCGGTTTCTGCCTTGACAGATACTCACTAACCGTTTATCAGTTTTGAACAATCGGTCAAAAATGATATGATAATTAAGAATAAGAACGAAATAATTCGGAAGGCAATTCCGGTTTTTAACCGAGAAGGAATACCGGGAGCATCTGTTGCCGCTATCGCAAAAGAGATTGGAATCGTAAAAGGCACG containing:
- a CDS encoding TetR/AcrR family transcriptional regulator; translation: MIIKNKNEIIRKAIPVFNREGIPGASVAAIAKEIGIVKGTLYYYFDS